In the Victivallis sp. Marseille-Q1083 genome, one interval contains:
- a CDS encoding LacI family DNA-binding transcriptional regulator, giving the protein MKQRVRQIDIAQAVGVSQRVVSSVLGNNPGRTFKASPAMREKILQTAKEMGYTINQSASELRGGSSKIVGVLINNYFTQESQDLLFRLGEAAHGRGYHLLIGQVMDTLDDFTNYFNEFASRSVEAVICLQHQPLIGGSYPSIEKCIHPNLKVVYLGQPAFQTETALSVSVDHRTAYTQAVEYLHRHGARRIGFLSPNNQHPHIQDRLAGYLDGLRRCNLEPEAALQLEFSRGNVPLDEEELSLVIHAALKAWIPGVQPDAILATNDILASEILRFALLHNYAVPNDFQVIGFGNLLPLALRMHPQLSSFQVQNGRMAEALFKLALETETVCRRLVIPPVFVPRGSTRN; this is encoded by the coding sequence ATGAAACAGCGAGTCCGTCAAATCGATATTGCCCAGGCCGTCGGCGTTTCCCAGCGCGTCGTCTCCTCCGTGCTGGGAAACAATCCCGGCAGGACCTTCAAAGCCTCGCCGGCAATGCGGGAAAAAATCCTGCAGACCGCCAAGGAGATGGGGTATACCATCAACCAGAGCGCCAGCGAATTGCGCGGCGGCTCCAGCAAAATCGTCGGCGTGCTGATCAACAACTATTTCACCCAGGAGTCGCAGGATTTGCTGTTCCGCCTCGGCGAAGCCGCCCACGGCCGCGGTTACCATCTGCTGATCGGCCAGGTGATGGACACGTTGGATGATTTCACCAATTATTTCAACGAATTCGCCTCGCGGAGCGTCGAGGCGGTCATCTGCCTGCAGCACCAGCCGTTGATCGGCGGCAGCTACCCGTCGATCGAAAAGTGCATCCACCCGAACCTGAAAGTGGTGTACCTGGGACAGCCGGCTTTTCAAACCGAAACGGCGCTCTCGGTTTCCGTCGACCACCGCACCGCCTACACCCAGGCGGTGGAATACCTCCACCGCCACGGCGCCAGGCGGATCGGCTTCCTGTCGCCGAATAACCAGCACCCGCATATCCAGGACCGCCTGGCCGGCTATCTGGACGGTTTGCGGCGCTGCAACCTGGAACCGGAAGCGGCGCTGCAACTGGAATTCAGCCGGGGCAACGTGCCGTTGGACGAGGAGGAGTTGAGCCTGGTCATTCACGCGGCGCTGAAAGCCTGGATTCCCGGCGTGCAGCCGGATGCCATCCTGGCGACCAACGATATCCTCGCCAGTGAAATACTCCGCTTTGCGCTGCTGCACAACTACGCGGTGCCGAACGATTTCCAGGTGATCGGGTTCGGCAATCTGCTGCCGCTGGCATTGCGCATGCACCCGCAATTGAGCAGTTTCCAGGTTCAAAACGGCCGGATGGCCGAAGCGCTGTTCAAGCTGGCGCTGGAAACGGAAACCGTCTGCCGCCGGCTCGTCATTCCGCCGGTCTTCGTGCCGCGCGGCTCCACCCGGAATTGA